Proteins found in one Pogoniulus pusillus isolate bPogPus1 chromosome 36, bPogPus1.pri, whole genome shotgun sequence genomic segment:
- the CENPS gene encoding centromere protein S, which produces MGAAEAEERLLLTQRLKAAVHYTVGCLCQDVAEDKAMQFSKQTIAAISEITFRQCETFAKDLEMFARHAKRSTVTTEDVKLLARRSNSLLKYITQKSEELAASNMEQKEKKKNKSSAAKGRRISEEQEAAVTEREDSNMA; this is translated from the exons ATGGGGGCGGCGGAGGCCGAGGAGCGGCTCCTGCTGACACAG CGGCTGAAGGCTGCGGTGCACTACACGGTTGGCTGCCTGTGTCAGGATGTGGCAGAAGACAAAGCCATGCAGTTCAGCAAGCAAACCATCGCAGCCATCTCAGAGATCACCTTCAGGCAGTGTG AGACCTTTGCGAAAGACCTCGAAATGTTTGCAAG GCATGCAAAACGAAGCACAGTCACTACAGAGGATGTGAAGCTTTTGGCTAGACGAAGCAACTCTTTG CTGAAGTATATCACCCAGAAGAGTGAGGAGCTTGCAGCAAGTAACATggagcaaaaggaaaagaagaaaaataagtcCAGTGCAGCTAAAGGAAGGAGAATTTCTGAGGAGCAAGAGGCAGCTGTGACTGAAAGAGAAGATTCCAACATGGCATGA